In Buchnera aphidicola (Sipha maydis), the following proteins share a genomic window:
- the dut gene encoding dUTP diphosphatase — translation MMKKIDIKILDSCVIKRDIVLPKYSTSGSSGLDLRASINKKITIIGGQSYLIPTGLAIYIQDKSLAAILIPRSGLGHNNGIILGNSVGLIDSDYQGQIMVSLWNRSSKKYCLYPGTRIAQMVFLKISQVKFHVVKKFSKKSKRGEKGFGHTGIS, via the coding sequence ATTATGAAAAAAATTGATATAAAAATTTTAGATTCTTGTGTGATAAAAAGAGATATTGTTCTTCCAAAATATTCTACTAGCGGATCATCTGGATTAGATTTAAGAGCTTCTATTAATAAAAAAATAACTATTATAGGTGGTCAATCTTATTTAATTCCTACGGGACTTGCAATATATATTCAAGATAAGTCATTAGCTGCAATATTAATTCCTCGTTCTGGACTCGGTCATAATAATGGAATTATATTAGGAAATTCTGTAGGTTTGATTGATTCTGATTATCAAGGACAGATTATGGTTTCTTTATGGAATAGAAGTAGTAAAAAATATTGTTTATATCCAGGAACACGTATAGCTCAAATGGTTTTTTTGAAAATTTCTCAAGTAAAATTTCATGTTGTGAAAAAATTTTCTAAAAAAAGCAAAAGAGGTGAAAAAGGTTTTGGACATACTGGAATTAGTTAA
- the sbcB gene encoding exodeoxyribonuclease I: MKNFSKFSFLFYDYETFGVNPVKDRPAQFACLRTDINFNVISNPTVLYCYPPLDYLPNPESILITSITPQYTLLNSGLNESDFSKKIYDIFIQANTCILGFNNILFDDEITRNIFYRNFFDAYEWSWKNHNTRWDVINLLRAFYALRPSGISWPWNKVKKCVSFKLQDFSKSNNLFHDKAHHALSDVYATIEVLKLLKKKNFNFFRFLFFMRKKKKILKFIEKNYRKPLIYISHYYGSKNNNFSRIFPLTLHYENKNILIAFDLDRLYSDFFLENKKEIYKNINVLFSHGMRLIFLNKSPILIPINVLREKDISRLKLNQSRFLKNFIFFKKFFNKNIIQKLSRIRFEYKYFKHSDYKLYEKFFTLFDRIQMKKIRENINKKNINHGLKMYDSRFTDLNFFFKARNFPHYLTQIERLRWKKYLKNFFNKKKIYKYKKNIFLLKKKYLHNIKNQNLLDKLLFYLKYLKKLLKST, translated from the coding sequence ATGAAAAATTTTTCTAAATTTAGTTTTTTATTTTATGATTATGAAACGTTTGGAGTTAATCCTGTCAAGGATAGACCAGCGCAATTTGCTTGTTTACGAACAGATATAAATTTTAATGTTATTTCTAATCCAACTGTATTATATTGTTACCCTCCATTAGATTATTTACCTAATCCAGAATCTATTTTAATTACTTCTATTACACCTCAATATACTTTATTAAATAGTGGATTAAATGAATCTGATTTTTCAAAAAAAATTTATGATATTTTCATTCAAGCTAACACTTGTATTTTAGGATTTAATAATATTCTTTTTGATGATGAAATAACGAGAAATATTTTCTATAGAAATTTTTTTGATGCATATGAATGGAGTTGGAAAAACCATAATACTAGATGGGATGTAATCAATTTACTCAGAGCTTTTTATGCATTACGTCCTTCTGGTATTTCTTGGCCTTGGAATAAAGTTAAAAAATGTGTTTCTTTTAAATTACAAGATTTTTCTAAGAGTAACAATCTTTTTCATGATAAAGCTCATCATGCATTATCTGATGTCTATGCTACGATAGAAGTTTTAAAGTTATTAAAAAAAAAAAATTTTAATTTTTTTCGTTTTTTATTTTTTATGAGAAAAAAAAAAAAAATATTAAAATTTATTGAAAAGAATTATAGAAAGCCATTAATTTATATTTCTCATTATTATGGATCTAAAAATAATAATTTTTCTCGTATATTTCCATTAACTTTACATTATGAAAATAAAAATATTTTAATTGCATTTGATTTAGATCGATTATATTCTGATTTTTTTTTAGAAAATAAAAAAGAAATTTATAAAAATATAAATGTTTTATTTTCTCATGGAATGAGATTAATTTTTTTAAATAAATCACCTATTTTAATTCCGATAAATGTATTACGTGAAAAAGATATTTCACGATTAAAATTAAATCAAAGTCGATTTTTAAAAAATTTTATTTTTTTTAAAAAATTTTTTAATAAAAATATAATTCAGAAACTTTCACGAATACGTTTTGAATATAAATATTTTAAACATAGTGATTATAAATTATATGAAAAATTTTTTACTTTATTTGATCGTATACAAATGAAAAAAATTAGAGAAAACATCAATAAAAAAAATATTAATCATGGTTTGAAAATGTATGATTCACGTTTTACGGATTTAAATTTTTTTTTTAAAGCTCGAAATTTTCCTCATTATTTAACTCAAATAGAAAGATTGCGTTGGAAAAAATATTTAAAAAATTTTTTTAATAAAAAAAAGATTTATAAGTATAAAAAAAATATTTTTTTGTTGAAAAAAAAATATTTACATAATATAAAAAATCAGAATTTATTAGATAAATTATTATTTTATTTAAAATATTTAAAAAAACTATTGAAATCTACTTAA
- the miaA gene encoding tRNA (adenosine(37)-N6)-dimethylallyltransferase MiaA, which produces MIFLIGPTASNKTKLAIKLSQFLPIDLISVDSCLIYKELNIGIAKPSLQDLVVAPHRLINIKNIKENYCVESFRKDALFEIEEILSANRIPLLVGGTMFYFNVLLNGLSLLPPRNDLVREKILKDFSCKKKYSLYDKLIQIDPEISYKIHPNDLQRIIRALEIYFISGNKMSDLIKFNNYEFPYNVIKFIVFPESKDILHKRIELRLKKMLSSGFKEEVEEVFLNNDVGCNVPGMKCLGYIDVYNYILGKITYDDMFFKILHSTKQLAKKQITWLKSYRNCFWINSMKEEISINFMIKNIQRILKM; this is translated from the coding sequence ATTATTTTCTTAATTGGCCCGACTGCTTCAAATAAAACAAAATTAGCTATAAAATTAAGTCAATTTTTACCTATTGATCTCATTAGTGTTGATTCTTGTTTAATTTATAAAGAATTGAATATAGGTATAGCTAAACCTAGCTTACAAGATTTAGTTGTTGCTCCACATCGTCTTATTAATATTAAAAATATTAAAGAAAATTATTGCGTTGAATCTTTTAGAAAAGACGCTCTTTTTGAAATAGAAGAAATATTATCTGCTAATAGAATACCATTGTTAGTAGGAGGAACTATGTTTTATTTTAATGTTTTACTCAATGGTTTATCTCTACTTCCTCCTAGAAATGATTTAGTTCGAGAAAAAATTTTAAAAGATTTTTCTTGTAAAAAAAAATATTCTTTGTATGATAAATTGATTCAAATTGATCCTGAAATATCTTATAAAATTCATCCTAATGATTTACAAAGAATTATACGAGCGTTAGAAATTTATTTTATTTCAGGAAATAAAATGAGTGATTTGATTAAATTTAATAATTATGAATTTCCATATAATGTAATTAAATTTATTGTTTTTCCAGAAAGTAAAGATATTTTACATAAAAGAATTGAACTTCGATTAAAAAAAATGTTGTCTTCTGGATTTAAAGAAGAAGTAGAAGAAGTGTTTTTAAATAACGACGTTGGTTGTAATGTACCTGGAATGAAATGTTTAGGATATATTGATGTCTATAATTATATTTTAGGAAAAATTACATATGATGATATGTTTTTTAAAATTTTACATTCAACAAAACAGTTAGCGAAAAAACAAATTACTTGGTTAAAAAGTTATAGAAATTGTTTTTGGATTAATAGTATGAAAGAAGAAATATCTATTAATTTTATGATAAAAAATATTCAAAGAATATTAAAAATGTAA
- a CDS encoding ribonuclease R family protein — protein MKKYQIRAVWKKKIVNSIRVIKPQKINKEKSFRKDLRSLPFVTIDEKDAYDFDDAVYCYKIPNTSLWKLFVAISDVSFFVEKGSDLDKEALYRGTSIYFPLNVLPMLPEQLSNNLCSLLPNKDRLSIVCEMTLSHKGNLLNYMHYEAVIKSHARLTYEEVIKIWKNDVNLSKKFFKIKKTLKNFRFLSSILHKNKNLKKIIFFHNSEPNFIFHHSGKIKNIILKNRNRAHTFVELCMILANKSSALFLKKNNIISLFRNHKCPTSIQIRNFRNLLSKFNLTLKGGKQPLFEDYLKLFEKLKNKPYKEIIELELLKSTKKAFYSEKNFGHFGLSEKFYTHFTSPIRRYPDLMVHRGIKYFLKNKNNIKNTNNINAKRKSLYNVESMKKIARICSKSEKKADKAYKFFIDILKFDFIKRKIGKEFHGVIIHITEFGFFVKIRDLFTNGLVHVSTLKDDYYYYNRKNMTLNGKRFKKKFFLGDSVKVKIKSMRYKNKILDLFLI, from the coding sequence ATGAAAAAATATCAAATTCGCGCTGTTTGGAAAAAAAAAATTGTAAATTCAATTAGAGTGATTAAGCCACAAAAAATTAATAAAGAGAAATCTTTTAGAAAAGATTTAAGATCTTTGCCATTTGTTACTATTGATGAAAAAGATGCTTATGATTTTGATGATGCAGTTTATTGTTATAAAATTCCAAATACCTCGTTATGGAAACTTTTCGTTGCTATTTCCGATGTTAGTTTTTTTGTAGAAAAGGGTTCTGATTTAGATAAGGAAGCGTTGTATAGAGGGACTTCTATATATTTTCCTTTGAATGTTTTACCTATGTTACCGGAACAATTATCTAATAATTTATGTTCCTTATTACCAAATAAGGATAGATTATCTATTGTTTGCGAAATGACTTTATCCCATAAAGGTAATCTTTTAAATTATATGCATTATGAAGCAGTAATAAAATCACATGCTCGCTTGACATATGAAGAAGTAATAAAAATATGGAAAAATGACGTAAATTTATCTAAAAAATTTTTTAAAATAAAAAAAACTTTAAAAAATTTTCGTTTTTTAAGCTCTATATTGCATAAAAATAAAAATTTGAAAAAAATAATTTTTTTTCATAATAGTGAACCAAATTTTATTTTTCATCATTCTGGAAAAATTAAAAATATTATTCTAAAAAATAGAAATAGAGCGCATACTTTTGTTGAATTATGTATGATTTTAGCAAATAAATCTTCTGCTTTATTTCTTAAAAAAAATAATATTATTTCTTTATTTAGAAATCATAAATGCCCAACATCAATACAAATTAGAAATTTTAGAAATTTATTAAGTAAATTTAATTTAACATTGAAGGGAGGTAAGCAACCATTATTTGAAGATTATTTAAAATTATTTGAAAAATTGAAAAATAAACCGTATAAAGAAATAATAGAATTAGAATTATTAAAATCTACAAAAAAAGCTTTTTATAGTGAAAAAAATTTTGGTCATTTTGGTTTATCTGAGAAATTTTATACGCATTTTACTTCTCCGATCAGGCGTTATCCAGATTTAATGGTTCATAGAGGTATTAAATATTTTTTAAAAAATAAAAATAATATTAAGAATACAAATAACATCAATGCTAAAAGAAAATCTTTATATAACGTAGAAAGTATGAAAAAAATTGCTAGAATTTGTTCGAAATCTGAAAAGAAAGCTGATAAAGCTTATAAATTTTTTATTGATATACTGAAGTTTGATTTTATTAAAAGAAAAATAGGAAAAGAATTTCATGGTGTGATTATACATATTACAGAATTTGGTTTTTTTGTTAAAATAAGAGATTTATTTACGAATGGATTAGTACATGTATCTACCTTAAAAGATGACTATTACTATTATAATAGAAAAAATATGACTTTAAATGGAAAAAGATTTAAAAAAAAATTTTTTTTAGGAGATAGTGTTAAAGTTAAAATAAAATCAATGAGATATAAAAATAAAATTCTTGATTTATTTTTAATTTAA
- the rpsF gene encoding 30S ribosomal protein S6, with translation MRHYEIVFMIHPNKSEKSNEIISKYKKLIFKFSGEIHRLEDWGRRQLSYPIKNLSKAHYVLMNIEISQKYIKNIEQAFKFDDSIIRNIIFNVKEAISEISPILKEKNNFQNMKENIVVKKINL, from the coding sequence ATGCGTCATTATGAAATTGTATTTATGATTCATCCTAATAAAAGTGAAAAATCGAATGAAATTATTTCTAAATATAAGAAATTGATATTTAAGTTTTCTGGGGAAATACATCGTTTAGAAGATTGGGGGAGAAGACAATTATCGTATCCTATAAAAAATTTGAGTAAAGCGCATTATGTGTTAATGAATATAGAAATATCTCAAAAATATATCAAAAATATTGAACAAGCTTTTAAATTTGATGATTCTATTATTAGAAACATAATTTTTAATGTTAAAGAAGCGATTTCTGAAATTTCTCCGATATTAAAAGAGAAAAATAATTTTCAGAATATGAAAGAAAATATTGTTGTTAAAAAAATAAATTTATAG
- the rpsR gene encoding 30S ribosomal protein S18 yields the protein MNRYFRRRKFCKFTAEGITQVDYKDLLMLKGYITESGKIVPSRITGTKARYQRKLSKAIKRARYLSLIPYTDNHK from the coding sequence ATGAATCGATATTTCCGTCGTAGGAAGTTTTGTAAATTTACTGCAGAAGGTATTACTCAAGTTGATTATAAAGATCTTTTAATGTTAAAAGGTTATATTACAGAAAGTGGGAAAATTGTTCCAAGTAGAATTACTGGAACAAAAGCAAGGTATCAAAGAAAATTATCTAAAGCTATTAAACGAGCAAGATATTTATCTCTCATCCCATATACTGATAATCATAAATAA
- the pyrE gene encoding orotate phosphoribosyltransferase, whose amino-acid sequence MIKKKILKFGNFTLKCNRKSPYFFNMALFHTGKDLYTLGTFYAQALVNLNIKFDLLFGIAYKGIPIVISTVIALKKIYNINIKYSFNRKEIKKYGEKGNTVGSKLHGNIVIIDDILTAGTAIKNTLKFLLNKKKKISNILVALDRQEFGNKNSFAKNDIEKKYSCKISSIINIDDITNYLKSKKIMKEKLKILLKYREKYILNKIN is encoded by the coding sequence ATGATAAAAAAAAAAATTTTAAAGTTTGGAAATTTCACACTAAAATGTAATAGAAAAAGCCCTTATTTTTTTAATATGGCACTTTTTCACACTGGAAAAGATTTATATACTTTAGGAACATTTTATGCTCAAGCATTAGTAAATTTAAATATAAAATTTGACTTATTATTTGGAATAGCTTATAAAGGCATACCTATTGTAATATCTACTGTAATAGCTTTGAAAAAAATTTATAATATAAACATTAAATATTCTTTTAATAGAAAAGAAATTAAAAAATATGGAGAGAAAGGGAATACTGTAGGAAGTAAATTACATGGAAATATTGTCATTATTGATGATATCCTAACCGCTGGAACAGCAATAAAAAATACATTAAAATTTTTACTAAATAAAAAAAAAAAAATATCAAACATATTAGTTGCATTAGATAGACAAGAATTCGGAAATAAAAATTCTTTTGCTAAAAATGATATTGAAAAAAAATACTCATGTAAAATATCTTCAATAATTAATATTGATGATATTACTAATTATTTAAAAAGTAAAAAAATTATGAAAGAAAAATTAAAAATTTTATTAAAATATAGAGAAAAATATATTTTAAATAAAATTAACTAA
- a CDS encoding adenylosuccinate synthase: MINNIVILGIQWGDEGKGKIVDLLSKKSDFVVRYQGGNNAGHTLLVKKKKIILHLIPSCVLHKNVTAILGNNVVVSLKALLKEINHLKERNIFVQKRLILSNSLSLIFKYHISIDQAREDENRKSSIGTTNKGIGPAYEDKIARRAIRISDLYNKSYFKKILKKNVEYYNFQLLNFYHKKVVSYKKIFSETIFQFNQIKHMIGDVSSLLNSEMKNKSKIIFEGAQGSLLDIDHGTYPYVSSSNSSIGGVCTGTGIGIKNIDYVLGVSKFYSTRVGNGPFPTELSDKNNDHFSFIGKEFGATTGRKRRTGWLDLVILKRMININSLSGLCLTKLDVLDGLKEIKVCIQYFNKITHQKFDNYPLNKQDWKNIIPIYKIFKGWKEKTRGIKNFDQLPKNAKRYINFIQKFTHVSIDLISTGPERDETIFINHNLKNFI, from the coding sequence TTGATTAATAATATTGTAATACTTGGTATACAATGGGGTGATGAAGGAAAAGGGAAGATTGTTGATTTATTATCTAAAAAATCAGATTTTGTTGTTCGTTATCAAGGAGGAAATAATGCTGGTCATACATTATTAGTAAAAAAAAAGAAAATTATTTTACATTTAATTCCTTCTTGCGTTTTGCATAAAAATGTTACAGCTATTCTTGGAAATAATGTAGTTGTTTCATTAAAAGCTTTATTAAAGGAAATCAATCATTTAAAAGAAAGAAATATATTTGTTCAAAAGCGTTTAATTTTATCAAATTCTTTATCTTTAATTTTTAAATATCATATTTCTATAGATCAAGCAAGAGAAGATGAGAATAGAAAGAGTTCTATTGGAACTACAAATAAAGGAATTGGTCCTGCATATGAAGATAAAATTGCAAGACGTGCAATTCGTATTAGTGATTTATATAATAAATCTTATTTTAAAAAAATTTTAAAAAAGAATGTTGAATATTATAATTTTCAATTATTGAATTTTTATCATAAAAAAGTAGTTTCTTATAAAAAAATTTTTTCTGAAACAATATTTCAATTTAATCAAATTAAACATATGATTGGCGATGTTAGTTCATTATTAAATTCTGAAATGAAAAATAAATCAAAAATTATTTTTGAAGGTGCTCAAGGATCTCTTTTAGATATTGATCATGGTACATATCCTTATGTTAGTTCTTCTAATAGTAGTATCGGAGGAGTATGTACGGGAACAGGGATAGGTATTAAAAATATTGACTATGTTCTTGGTGTGTCAAAATTTTATTCTACACGTGTAGGAAATGGTCCTTTCCCTACTGAATTATCTGATAAAAATAATGATCATTTTAGTTTTATTGGAAAAGAATTTGGAGCAACTACAGGAAGAAAAAGACGTACAGGTTGGTTAGATTTAGTTATTTTGAAAAGAATGATTAATATAAATTCTTTATCTGGGTTATGTTTGACTAAATTAGATGTATTAGATGGCTTAAAAGAAATTAAAGTGTGTATTCAGTATTTTAATAAGATTACTCATCAGAAATTTGATAATTATCCTTTAAATAAGCAAGATTGGAAAAATATTATTCCTATATATAAGATTTTTAAGGGATGGAAAGAAAAAACACGAGGCATAAAAAATTTTGATCAACTTCCTAAAAATGCAAAAAGATATATTAATTTTATTCAAAAATTTACTCATGTTTCAATAGATTTAATTTCTACTGGTCCAGAACGTGATGAGACAATTTTTATAAATCATAATTTAAAAAATTTTATATAA
- the rplI gene encoding 50S ribosomal protein L9 — MNIILLKKFKNLGVLGDIVQVKPGFARNFLFPQDIALPAIPENIKYFEAQKKFLEEKQRKKLSLIKERIKSVEKIKNIIISAKSGDKGKLFGSINSRDIARKFNELGIKVKKSEIKLKNGVFRSLGDYTILFQPDKKIFTEVKLTIISKRNI; from the coding sequence ATGAATATAATATTGTTAAAGAAATTTAAAAATTTAGGTGTATTAGGGGATATTGTTCAAGTTAAACCTGGTTTTGCAAGAAATTTTTTATTTCCTCAGGATATTGCTTTACCTGCAATTCCAGAAAATATAAAATATTTTGAAGCTCAAAAAAAATTTTTAGAAGAGAAACAACGTAAAAAATTATCATTAATAAAAGAACGTATAAAATCAGTAGAGAAAATCAAAAATATTATTATTTCTGCAAAATCTGGAGATAAAGGAAAATTATTTGGATCAATTAATTCTCGTGATATTGCTAGAAAGTTTAATGAATTGGGAATAAAAGTAAAAAAATCAGAAATAAAATTAAAAAATGGTGTTTTCCGTTCTTTAGGAGATTATACAATTTTATTTCAACCAGATAAAAAAATTTTTACTGAAGTTAAGCTTACGATTATTTCAAAAAGAAATATATAA
- the orn gene encoding oligoribonuclease → MTKKIKKNLIWIDLEMTGLYSEIHKILEIAVIVTDGNLNILENGMAIPIYQNKQEIEKMDHWNQKTHSKTGLIEKVKKSKYNEKKAEKKILLFLKKITIQKKSPLCGNTVWKDREFLKKYMPKLESYFHYRNIDTSTIQELYKRWKNNQAKKFHKKNQHSALQDIQESIDELIFYKKNFFNI, encoded by the coding sequence ATGACTAAAAAAATAAAAAAAAACTTGATTTGGATAGACTTAGAAATGACAGGATTATATTCTGAAATCCATAAAATATTAGAAATAGCAGTTATAGTTACAGATGGTAATTTAAATATCTTAGAAAATGGAATGGCAATTCCAATATATCAAAATAAACAAGAAATAGAAAAAATGGATCATTGGAATCAAAAAACACACTCTAAAACAGGTTTAATAGAAAAAGTTAAAAAAAGTAAATATAATGAAAAAAAAGCAGAAAAAAAAATACTTTTATTTTTAAAAAAAATAACTATACAAAAAAAATCTCCTTTATGCGGAAATACAGTTTGGAAAGATAGAGAATTTTTAAAAAAATATATGCCAAAACTAGAATCTTATTTTCATTATAGAAACATAGATACGAGTACAATCCAAGAATTATATAAAAGATGGAAAAACAATCAAGCAAAAAAATTTCATAAAAAAAACCAACACTCTGCATTACAAGATATTCAAGAATCAATTGATGAATTAATATTTTATAAAAAAAATTTTTTTAATATTTAA
- the pgi gene encoding glucose-6-phosphate isomerase, producing the protein MKSLDPTLTLSWRKLKKHFLKMKNMHLKDLFKKDIYRFQKFSLNIKNVMLIDYSKNRITEKTLLYLLDLAKEFDLEGSIRSLFQGKYINVTENKPVLHTALRNFNKTEIFVKHENISIKINEVLLKIKNFSSQIIKKKWTGYTGKYIKSIVNIGIGGSHLGPEMVIESLTPYKNHLNIYFISNLDGSNVTEVLKKINFESTIFLISSKTFTTEETITNAKTVKNLFLQQPNVLLSDISKHFFAISMNKKEVIKFGIHKENFFPLWDWVGGRYSLWSSMGLSIALSIGYENFSLLLQGAHDMDNHFLNTPLEKNIPVLLGLISIWYSNFFCAETEGIFVYDQYMHVFSRYLQQAYMESNGKRVDRNKNIVSWQTGAIIWGEPGTNGQHSFYQLLHQGTKLVPSDFIIPIKTHNQIGDHHIKLLSHFFAQTRALAFGRSLKELLNQKKDIQINKKKINTDFLIYQECPGNQPTNSFLLDEITPYTLGNLIALYEHKIFTQGVILNIYSFDQWGVELGKEVAKDILSTLKMNSLCNSYDSSTNALINFYKKS; encoded by the coding sequence ATGAAAAGTTTAGATCCAACTTTAACATTATCTTGGAGAAAACTAAAAAAACATTTTTTAAAAATGAAAAATATGCATCTAAAAGATTTATTTAAAAAAGATATTTATCGTTTTCAAAAATTTTCATTAAATATTAAAAATGTTATGTTAATAGATTATTCTAAAAATAGAATTACAGAAAAAACTCTTTTATATCTTTTAGATTTAGCTAAAGAATTTGATTTAGAAGGATCTATTCGATCTTTATTTCAGGGTAAATATATTAATGTTACTGAAAATAAACCTGTTTTGCATACAGCTTTAAGAAATTTTAATAAAACAGAAATATTTGTTAAACATGAAAATATTTCTATAAAAATAAATGAAGTACTTTTAAAAATTAAAAATTTTTCTTCTCAAATTATTAAAAAAAAATGGACAGGATATACAGGAAAATATATTAAAAGTATTGTGAATATAGGAATTGGAGGATCGCATTTAGGTCCAGAAATGGTGATTGAATCTTTAACTCCATATAAAAATCATTTAAATATTTATTTTATTTCGAATCTTGATGGAAGTAATGTAACAGAAGTTTTAAAGAAAATTAATTTTGAATCAACAATTTTTTTAATTTCTTCTAAAACTTTTACAACTGAGGAAACAATCACAAACGCTAAAACTGTTAAAAATCTTTTTTTACAACAACCTAATGTTTTGTTATCTGATATTTCTAAACATTTTTTTGCTATATCTATGAATAAAAAAGAAGTTATTAAATTTGGTATTCATAAAGAAAATTTTTTTCCTTTATGGGATTGGGTGGGCGGCCGTTATTCTTTATGGTCGTCTATGGGATTATCAATTGCATTATCTATTGGATATGAAAATTTTTCTTTATTATTACAAGGAGCACATGATATGGATAATCATTTTTTAAATACTCCTTTAGAAAAAAATATTCCAGTTTTGTTAGGTTTAATAAGTATATGGTATAGTAATTTTTTTTGTGCGGAAACAGAAGGTATTTTTGTATATGATCAATATATGCATGTTTTTTCTCGATATTTACAACAAGCGTATATGGAATCTAATGGAAAAAGAGTAGATCGAAACAAAAATATTGTATCTTGGCAAACAGGAGCAATAATTTGGGGAGAACCAGGAACAAATGGACAACATTCTTTTTATCAATTATTACATCAAGGAACAAAATTAGTTCCATCAGATTTTATTATTCCAATAAAAACACATAACCAGATTGGCGATCATCATATTAAATTATTATCTCATTTTTTTGCACAAACAAGAGCTTTAGCTTTTGGAAGATCTTTAAAAGAGTTATTAAATCAAAAGAAAGATATTCAAATTAATAAAAAAAAAATAAATACAGATTTTTTAATTTATCAAGAATGTCCTGGAAATCAACCAACAAACTCGTTTTTATTAGATGAAATTACTCCTTATACATTAGGTAATTTAATTGCTTTATATGAACATAAAATTTTTACTCAAGGTGTTATATTAAATATTTATAGTTTTGATCAATGGGGAGTTGAACTCGGGAAAGAGGTTGCAAAAGATATTTTATCTACATTAAAAATGAATAGTTTATGCAATAGTTATGATTCTTCAACAAATGCATTAATAAATTTTTATAAAAAATCTTAA